Sequence from the Methanosarcina siciliae T4/M genome:
GATGAAGAAGAATGGGTGAACACGATAATAAAGGACCGTACTGTTAAAAGGCCTTCCAAACTTGAAATCTCGACTCCAGACCTGGATATTTCAATAAATGCTCAAAGTGTGGTTCAACTTGATGAGACCTCCCTACCAAATGGACAGTCTGTAGGTTTTGTCGATTTCATGGCTTTCCAGCCCGATGAAACAACAATCAAGTACAGGAAAAATTATCATCATTTGACTCGTAGTAAAAAGTAGACCTTGAGTAAATTACCTACTATCAGTAAATTTACGGGTTTATTAATCTCAAGGGAGCAAGGTGATGTAAAAATGGCACTAGCAGAACGAAGGCAGCGAGAAAAAGAGCAGAGACGTGAGGACATCGTTAATGCTGCTGAAAAACTTTTCTTTTCACGAGGTTACGATAATGTATCAATGGACGAGATTGCAGGTGAAGTTGAGTTAAGTAAGCCTGCATTGTATTATTACTTCAAAGATAAAGAGTCGCTTTTTTTTGCTGTCGTAAATCGTGGAATCAAAATTCTCCGCGCTATGATCACAGAGGAACAAAAAAGTGCGCAGGCTAGTGATATCAAGTTCGGTGAACTGAGCATGGCATCCATTAAGTTTATTCAGGAATACCCTGACTACGCCAGAGCCTGTATTTATTTCCGGTCAGGAAGGTTCGATCTATCGGATGCAAATAGTATGAGTTGCGATGCAAAAGAGATAATTGAGTTTACTGAAGAGATCTACGAGAGTATATTTCTGGCAATAAAGTTCTACATCGAGGACGGGACTTATAGACCTGATGTGAATCCAGCTGTTGCGGTGGTTGTAAGCACCTTTATTACCGACGGTATCGCGAACATAAGTCCCTTTCTAAGAAAATTCATGGAAACTCATGGAGTTACTATGCAGCAACTCTACCTGGAAATTGGCGATCTTGTATACCACATGCTCATGAATACCGGAGAGAAAAGTGAGGATATGTATTCAAGGATGCCAAAATGGAGGAATGATAGATTTGCAACAGACCAAGATAAAGGTTAACTTAAGCGGCATGCCGCTAACTTCTTTAGTGACATTGTATAGTCGTGACATTGTATAGTCGAGCGAAGCTAAGTAAAGACCATGCCTCATTATTCAATGACGTAAAAGCCGTTGAACTCGTCGAAAAAATTGATTGCTGTTTTTCCTTACTTGAGAAATCAGGTGCTGACTTTACATTGTTTGCCAATGCGGCACGCGCAATGCAATTGGACAACAAGGTAAAGGCTTACATCAAAGAGCACCCTCAAGTATCGGTAATTAATCTTGGTGCCGGATTCGAAACGGAATTTTACCGCGTTGACAACGGCACCATTCGCTGGTACGACCTGGACCTTCCCGAACTCATTGAAGTCAGAAAACAGTTGCTTCCGGAAACGGATAGATCAACGTGCATTGCAAAATCTTTTCTTGATCCTAGCTGGTGTCAGGACATTAACACTGAAAATGGCTTATTTATGATTGCTGGCGGACTCTTCCGCTACTTTGGAGAAACAGAAGTACGCCAGTTCTTTTCTTTGCTGGCAGATCGTTTTCCGGGTTGCGAAATCGTTTTTGAAGCCGAATCAGAATCGAGTATTGACGTTGATGAAAGCTGCGGAGCCTATGGCGTAGGATGGAACGATGATGAGCCTGAAAAAAGGGATGCAATGCAAGCGGAGTACATAAAGGCATTTGAGAACGCGTGGAAGATGTTTTTCCCACAGGCTCAAAAAGATATGATGATCGGCGCTCTGACAACATCGACCAGGCCGCAAAGTGCAGAGTTGGATGATTTCGAAACTTGGTGGGACCAGCTCAGTGCACAGGAAAAAGGCGAAGCAATGAGTGATTTCTTCTTTGGCTTCACCTGCAAATGTCCGCTGGAAGATGCAAGCGAAATGGTAGCATGGGATGACCGTATTACTGTTGTAGATCAATTTCCTTTATTCAGAGGTATTCCACGAGATCCCTCATTGAGTTTATCCGTTAGACAATTCATGGATTACACTGATGAGAAAGGGAGGATAAAAATCTTCCATATGCGGCTATGATACTTCAGAAGGTTTGTTTTACCTTCCTTCTTATGTCAGTTTGCTGTATAAACAGATTATTCACAATCTGTATTACATGATCGAGCGAAGATCAGTAAAGAAAACTTGTGCACTGTAAGTGGAACGAATATCCTGAATTATACATAACGACAGGGCTCCTAGTTTGGTATTAAGGGGGGAACGATCGAGACGTTTTTTCTTGAGAGGAGATTTTCCTGAATTCAAAAAGTGACTGCTGAAGAATATAAAAAATGATACTTCCATGGAATGAATAGATATAAGGAAGGATGCAATCTTTATTTCTTTGCCCATGCGGTAATCGAATGAATGAAACTTCACAAGCGAAAGAAACAAAGAAAAGTAATAAGTCCGGCTGATTATATATTCACCTTTAATAGGATTTGATATAATGGCTCAAATTATCGTTGATCAGGATCGCTGCACACGGTGCGGCATTTGTGCAAAGGTGTGCCCGTCAGGTATTATCGATTCGGCTGACGAGGCTAATCTCCCTCAAGTGCAGGAAAC
This genomic interval carries:
- a CDS encoding TetR/AcrR family transcriptional regulator, translating into MALAERRQREKEQRREDIVNAAEKLFFSRGYDNVSMDEIAGEVELSKPALYYYFKDKESLFFAVVNRGIKILRAMITEEQKSAQASDIKFGELSMASIKFIQEYPDYARACIYFRSGRFDLSDANSMSCDAKEIIEFTEEIYESIFLAIKFYIEDGTYRPDVNPAVAVVVSTFITDGIANISPFLRKFMETHGVTMQQLYLEIGDLVYHMLMNTGEKSEDMYSRMPKWRNDRFATDQDKG
- a CDS encoding class I SAM-dependent methyltransferase — protein: MTLYSRAKLSKDHASLFNDVKAVELVEKIDCCFSLLEKSGADFTLFANAARAMQLDNKVKAYIKEHPQVSVINLGAGFETEFYRVDNGTIRWYDLDLPELIEVRKQLLPETDRSTCIAKSFLDPSWCQDINTENGLFMIAGGLFRYFGETEVRQFFSLLADRFPGCEIVFEAESESSIDVDESCGAYGVGWNDDEPEKRDAMQAEYIKAFENAWKMFFPQAQKDMMIGALTTSTRPQSAELDDFETWWDQLSAQEKGEAMSDFFFGFTCKCPLEDASEMVAWDDRITVVDQFPLFRGIPRDPSLSLSVRQFMDYTDEKGRIKIFHMRL